A single Paenibacillus kribbensis DNA region contains:
- a CDS encoding MFS transporter translates to MTGLKQILRNKNYVRLFLATFASQLGGIIGVTAFMFYLLKRFTNQPYYATLAELMYSLPMLAVFLVVGVLADRMDRQKIAVNCDWISALLSLCLLIFIWVDSIPLIFAFLFIRSAASKFFFPAESALIQGILSKDDYTIAAGLNQMIGSLFMLFGATLGAVVYWHFGITGAILIDAVSFIVSALLIRSCKIQKEVRLPNGAHQFKQLKFKLVMHDFKQGFLYILRNRLLIWLVSGFFMFGILNGGFSVLPMFILKYKLAPDNYEQYMVWTSIIFGSGVLLGTLIASLISAKLKLHQMIAAGVLVAGIGICILGFVNHLYVFLIIDFAIALVLPFINIGIGGWLPCIVDPQMMGRVQGLINPLMMLSQSLTLGFIAVSFPSFISIEVLFLLVGICTVIVGIYYTIVLPRYADYDTSSKAIQESL, encoded by the coding sequence GTGACTGGATTAAAACAAATACTCAGAAACAAGAATTATGTCAGGCTTTTTCTGGCAACGTTCGCCTCACAATTGGGAGGAATTATTGGGGTTACTGCATTCATGTTTTATTTGTTGAAACGGTTTACGAATCAGCCATACTATGCAACGCTTGCCGAGTTAATGTATTCGCTCCCGATGCTGGCAGTATTTCTCGTAGTTGGAGTACTTGCAGATCGGATGGACCGACAAAAAATCGCTGTTAATTGTGACTGGATCAGCGCTTTATTATCCTTATGTTTGCTCATTTTTATTTGGGTTGATTCTATTCCTTTGATATTTGCCTTCCTCTTCATCCGTAGTGCTGCTTCCAAATTTTTTTTCCCAGCCGAAAGTGCCCTTATACAGGGAATCTTGAGCAAAGATGATTACACCATTGCAGCAGGCCTCAATCAAATGATAGGGAGTCTTTTCATGTTATTTGGAGCAACTCTGGGGGCCGTCGTTTACTGGCATTTTGGAATTACTGGAGCCATCCTAATTGATGCTGTTTCTTTTATTGTTTCTGCTTTGCTTATTCGTTCCTGCAAAATTCAAAAGGAAGTACGCCTTCCGAACGGGGCACATCAATTTAAGCAATTAAAATTCAAACTGGTCATGCATGACTTTAAACAAGGGTTTCTTTACATATTACGCAACAGACTATTGATTTGGTTGGTTTCAGGCTTTTTTATGTTCGGTATTTTAAATGGGGGATTTAGTGTTTTACCGATGTTTATTCTTAAATATAAGCTAGCTCCAGACAACTATGAGCAGTATATGGTATGGACAAGTATTATTTTTGGATCAGGTGTGTTGCTTGGCACCTTAATCGCTTCCCTTATCTCCGCCAAGCTAAAGCTGCACCAAATGATTGCAGCGGGAGTTCTGGTCGCCGGAATTGGTATATGCATACTTGGATTTGTTAATCACCTCTATGTTTTTTTGATTATCGACTTCGCCATTGCACTGGTACTTCCGTTCATTAATATCGGCATAGGAGGATGGCTGCCTTGTATTGTAGATCCTCAAATGATGGGACGTGTGCAAGGTTTAATTAATCCGTTAATGATGCTGTCCCAATCTCTTACATTGGGTTTCATTGCTGTAAGCTTTCCTTCATTTATTTCAATTGAAGTCTTGTTTTTATTAGTTGGGATCTGTACCGTTATTGTAGGAATATACTACACTATTGTGCTCCCCCGTTATGCTGATTACGACACTTCTTCTAAAGCCATTCAGGAATCTTTATAG
- a CDS encoding glycoside hydrolase family 1 protein codes for MSKTQVFPEHFLWGGAIAANQAEGAFDADGKGLSTADMVPYYKKKDYANLSALMHVSSETIAEAMTTKTAAGYPKRYGIDFYHHYREDIALFAEMGFKTFRLSINWSRIFPNGDDHEPNEAGLQFYDNVFDELRKYGIEPLVTLSHYEMPMTLVLNYGGWANRKVISFFVKYAETVMNRYQDKVKYWLTFNEINTTIIEPFTGGGIVGDKEVNLLQASYQALHHQFVASSLATKRAREINPVFQIGCMLARMIHYPATSSPEDVQQAQFDNQMNLLHTDVQARGSYPPIIKRYFEEHQIHIVKEAEDDQILKKNTVDFISFSYYTSLISTTTPEKYGSTGGNLYSTVKNPNLKVTEWGWQLDPIGLRTVLKELYDRYQLPLFVVENGLGAKDTIEEDGSIIDDYRIDYFRQHIGQLKEAILDGVEVMGYTSWGAIDIISASTSEMSKRYGFIYVDQDDEGHGTLNRKKKKSFDWYKKVIATNGEDLA; via the coding sequence ATGAGTAAAACACAAGTATTTCCAGAGCATTTCCTATGGGGAGGTGCTATCGCCGCCAATCAAGCAGAGGGGGCATTTGACGCAGATGGCAAAGGCTTGTCTACCGCAGACATGGTTCCTTATTATAAGAAAAAAGACTATGCCAACTTAAGCGCCCTCATGCACGTATCCAGCGAAACGATTGCAGAGGCCATGACAACCAAAACAGCCGCGGGTTATCCAAAGCGTTATGGAATTGATTTTTATCATCATTATAGAGAAGATATTGCATTGTTTGCAGAAATGGGCTTCAAAACATTCCGTCTCTCCATTAACTGGAGCCGCATTTTCCCTAATGGAGACGACCATGAGCCAAATGAGGCTGGCCTACAATTCTATGACAATGTTTTCGACGAGCTACGCAAATACGGTATTGAGCCTCTGGTAACGCTATCCCATTATGAAATGCCGATGACGCTGGTATTGAATTATGGCGGTTGGGCAAACAGAAAAGTCATTTCGTTCTTTGTAAAGTATGCAGAGACCGTTATGAACCGATATCAGGATAAAGTAAAATACTGGCTGACCTTTAATGAAATCAATACAACGATCATTGAACCGTTCACAGGCGGCGGAATTGTCGGTGACAAAGAAGTTAACCTGCTGCAAGCGTCCTATCAGGCATTACATCATCAGTTCGTTGCCAGTAGTCTAGCAACGAAAAGAGCACGTGAGATTAACCCCGTGTTTCAAATTGGCTGCATGTTAGCCAGAATGATCCATTATCCTGCTACGAGCAGCCCCGAGGATGTACAGCAAGCTCAGTTCGACAACCAGATGAATTTGCTGCACACCGATGTTCAGGCCCGCGGCAGCTACCCGCCAATCATTAAGCGCTATTTTGAGGAGCATCAGATTCATATTGTAAAAGAAGCAGAGGACGATCAGATTTTGAAAAAAAATACGGTCGACTTTATTTCCTTCAGCTATTATACATCCCTTATCTCCACTACTACGCCGGAGAAATATGGATCTACAGGAGGTAACCTGTACAGTACAGTTAAAAACCCAAATCTGAAGGTAACAGAATGGGGCTGGCAGTTGGACCCGATCGGCTTGAGAACGGTTTTGAAAGAACTTTATGATCGCTATCAATTGCCATTATTTGTAGTGGAAAACGGATTAGGGGCTAAGGATACTATTGAAGAAGACGGCTCTATTATAGATGATTACCGTATTGATTATTTCAGACAACATATTGGACAATTAAAAGAAGCCATTCTGGATGGCGTTGAAGTGATGGGCTATACCAGTTGGGGAGCGATTGATATCATCAGTGCATCCACTTCAGAAATGTCCAAACGCTACGGATTTATTTATGTGGATCAGGATGACGAAGGTCACGGAACCCTTAACCGCAAAAAGAAGAAAAGCTTTGACTGGTACAAAAAAGTAATCGCAACAAATGGCGAGGATTTAGCTTAA